From a single Lolium rigidum isolate FL_2022 chromosome 7, APGP_CSIRO_Lrig_0.1, whole genome shotgun sequence genomic region:
- the LOC124675957 gene encoding uncharacterized protein LOC124675957 isoform X2 produces MRAAVSIHGSSICTYVSSNFYGQDNLEVSPQLLSEAHLVHNPRFWSLVEPAVGDGVNFTSSSLNGACLLVAGPLRLKHVWNLPVKKMYENEDTCIWK; encoded by the exons ATGCGAGCTGCAGTTTCCATTCAT GGAAGTTCTATTTGTACATATGTGAGCTCCAATTTTTATGGCCAAGATAATTTGGAAGTTTCACCTCAACTTCTTTCGGAAGCTCACTTGGTTCACAATCCCCGCTTCTGGAGTTTAGTGGAGCCTGCTGTTGGCGATGGAGTGAACTTCACAAGTTCATCTCTCAACGGTGCTTGTCTGCTTGTTGCTG GACCTTTGAGGCTCAAGCATGTTTGGAACTTACCAGTAAAAAAAATGTATGAAAATGAAGACACTTGCATTTG GAAGTAG
- the LOC124675957 gene encoding uncharacterized protein LOC124675957 isoform X1 produces MRAAVSIHGSSICTYVSSNFYGQDNLEVSPQLLSEAHLVHNPRFWSLVEPAVGDGVNFTSSSLNGACLLVAGPLRLKHVWNLPVKKMYENEDTCICSSAFAQYLSGYRMLTMFSREHCQNECSIDFCSSMSRWWRSCPKIIGRGHVALIPWPIPYVTGCVLLHQVPSLPRKQCWILSEGTHSYSEGGVAVL; encoded by the exons ATGCGAGCTGCAGTTTCCATTCAT GGAAGTTCTATTTGTACATATGTGAGCTCCAATTTTTATGGCCAAGATAATTTGGAAGTTTCACCTCAACTTCTTTCGGAAGCTCACTTGGTTCACAATCCCCGCTTCTGGAGTTTAGTGGAGCCTGCTGTTGGCGATGGAGTGAACTTCACAAGTTCATCTCTCAACGGTGCTTGTCTGCTTGTTGCTG GACCTTTGAGGCTCAAGCATGTTTGGAACTTACCAGTAAAAAAAATGTATGAAAATGAAGACACTTGCATTTG TAGTTCAGCGTTTGCGCAGTACTTGAGCGGCTACAGAATGCTGACGATGTTCTCTCGGGAGCATTGCCAGAATGAGTGCAGTATAG ATTTCTGCAGTAGCATGTCGCGCTGGTGGCGGTCATGTCCTAAAATTATTGGACGGGGCCATGTGGCGCTGATTCCCTGGCCGATACCTTATGTGACCGGGTGCGTGCTCCTCCACCAGGTACCATCTCTCCCACGCAAACAGTGCTGGATTCTCTCGGAGGGTACCCATAGTTATAGTGAAGGGGGAGTTGCGGTGCTGTGA